The following proteins come from a genomic window of Alnus glutinosa chromosome 10, dhAlnGlut1.1, whole genome shotgun sequence:
- the LOC133879043 gene encoding uncharacterized protein LOC133879043 — translation MKFDSSEGSVSEEEATKVLNIPLSPIFPNDQLIWQGTKTGLFLVRSTYHLCMELYKKSQCECSNPVKRNDLWQDIWSLKVPNSMKIFVCRANGNILPTKSNLFSKRVVDSKTCPYCLIEDEDVIHAFWSCPTAQDIWGCGPRIFQKSSFMATSFQQLFKYFSDRLCNEDLMLMAFLLQRIWFKRNRIVFDKKWINPSTVAQQAKAGLDVFQASNFSLPSREAEVKVVGSPKGWQPPFPGPIKINWDASINKTLGCIGIGVVARDYVGKVLRAKCSYRKHSLVPDVAKMIAALDAVMFCREAGFWDFIKEGDALKVAKEINSNPPYLSRLGNFVEGV, via the coding sequence ATGAAATTCGACTCTAGTGAGGGCAGTGTTAGTGAGGAGGAGGCGACAAAGGTCCTAAATATTCCTTTAAGTCCAATTTTTCCTAATGATCAGCTTATTTGGCAGGGCACAAAAACAGGGCTATTTTTAGTCCGAAGCACTTATCACCTCTGCATGGAACTGTATAAAAAAAGCCAATGTGAGTGCTCCAATCCAGTAAAAAGAAATGACCTTTGGCAGGATATTTGGTCTCTAAAAGTTCCCAATTCAATGAAAATATTTGTGTGTAGGGCCAACGGAAATATTCTCCCCACTAAGTCAAACTTATTCTCAAAAAGAGTTGTTGACTCAAAAACATGTCCCTACTGTCTAATAGAAGATGAAGACGTTATCCACGCTTTTTGGAGTTGCCCAACTGCGCAAGACATTTGGGGGTGTGGTCCACGGATTTTCCAGAAGAGCAGTTTCATGGCAACATCCTTTCAGCAATTGTTCAAATATTTCTCTGACCGGTTGTGCAATGAAGACTTGATGTTGATGGCTTTCTTGCTTCAGAGAATTTGGTTCAAAAGAAATAGGAttgtttttgataaaaaatggataaatcCCTCTACTGTGGCACAACAAGCTAAGGCAGGCCTTGATGTTTTTCAAGCAAGTaatttttctttgccttctagGGAAGCAGAAGTAAAGGTGGTGGGTTCTCCCAAAGGTTGGCAACCTCCCTTTCCTGGCCCtattaaaattaattgggatgcaTCTATTAATAAAACTTTGGGTTGTATTGGCATTGGAGTTGTGGCTCGGGACTATGTAGGAAAAGTTTTGAGGGCCAAATGCTCATATAGGAAGCATTCTCTTGTGCCGGATGTTGCAAAGATGATTGCAGCACTGGATGCAGTTATGTTTTGTAGAGAAGCTGGGTTTTGGGACTTTATAAAGGAAGGGGATGCTCTAAAGGTTGCCAAAGAAATAAATTCCAACCCTCCTTATCTTTCCCGACTTGGGAATTTTGTAGAGggagtttga
- the LOC133879044 gene encoding uncharacterized protein LOC133879044: MNQKLLAYFTRLEIFDALQQMAPMKAPVNTGVLTEVPTSMRGPRLSHLFFADDSMSFYMANSFEWRRLFKILGTYEVGSGQKFNIQKTAIFFSRNTSAEKREEILSLSGLTEANRIDTYLSLPCLVGKSRVQAFNSIKDRIWRKLHDWKVKFLSQAGK, encoded by the exons ATGAATCAAAAGCTCCTTGCATATTTTACAAGGTTAGAGATTTTTGATGCTCTTCAACAGATGGCCCCTATGAAAGCACCCG TTAATACGGGGGTGCTCACAGAGGTTCCCACATCTATGAGAGGCCCAAGGCTCAGTCATCTTTTCTTTGCAGACGACAGCATGAGTTTTTATATGGCCAACTCTTTTGAATGGAGACGTTTGTTCAAAATTCTGGGCACTTATGAGGTAGGGTCAGGACAGAAGTTCAACATACAAAAAACAGCTATCTTTTTCAGCCGGAATACTAGTGCTGAAAAGAGGGAGGAAATCCTATCCTTATCTGGGCTTACAGAGGCCAACCGGATAGATACTTACCTTAGCTTGCCATGCCTTGTTGGGAAATCTCGGGTTCAAGCTTTCAACAGTATAAAAGACCGAATCTGGAGGAAGTTGCACGATTGGAAGGTCAAGTTTTTGTCACAGGCGGGGAAATAA
- the LOC133879045 gene encoding uncharacterized protein LOC133879045 has product MWVAWPAEANCLKRRTFWQVSVPVSCSWSWKKLLPLRDLAKKFIWFKVGDRSRVFLWLDHWHPASYLLDQYGYRIVYDSSFSLNTKRAAVIKNGNWFWASARSDTLVDIQSQLHEVALGYIDELVCDSRNGKYTCVETWGKLRVSFLVVNWWKLVLFPVAIPKHAFILWLVFWNALVTKQNMYYWGYNGIAFVCSVIVLKRVLSISSLDVASVPEFGQILWPSALCFKRLWTGMIFLVGELLF; this is encoded by the coding sequence ATGTGGGTAGCATGGCCGGCTGAGGCAAATTGCTTGAAGAGACGAACCTTTTGGCAGGTTTCAGTTCCGGTGTCttgctcttggagttggaaaAAACTCCTCCCACTTAGAGATCTAGCTAAGAAGTTTATCTGGTTTAAAGTTGGTGATAGAAGTAGGGTGTTTCTTTGGTTGGATCATTGGCACCCTGCCAGCTATTTGCTTGATCAATATGGATATAGAATTGTTTATGATTCTAGTTTTTCCCTTAATACTAAGCGGGCTGCTGTCATAAAGAATGGAAATTGGTTTTGGGCTAGTGCTAGGTCTGATACACTAGTTGATATTCAAAGCCAGCTACATGAAGTTGCCTTGGGATATATTGATGAACTAGTTTGCGATTCTAGAAATGGGAAATACACTTGTGTTGAAACTTGGGGGAAGTTAAGAGTGAGTTTTCTAGTTGTTAATTGGTGGAAATTGGTTCTTTTCCCTGTGGCCATACCAAAACATGCATTTATTCTTTGGCTTGTATTCTGGAATGCTTTGGTTACAAAGCAAAATATGTACTATTGGGGTTACAATGGGATAGCCTTTGTTTGTTCTGTTATAGTGCTTAAGAGAGTATTGAGCATCTCTTCTTTGGATGTAGCTTCAGTTCCCGAATTTGGACAAATATTATGGCCGAGTGCTTTGTGCTTCAAGCGCCTTTGGACTGGGATGATATTCCTAGTTGGGGAGCTGCTGTTTTGA
- the LOC133879046 gene encoding uncharacterized protein LOC133879046 gives MSEISDALQYEPKAVVILLLLINFWNFAGRVLCGFISEKLVMKYKVPRPLMLSTILFLSCIGLLLIASPFKDSLFLASAIISFALGAQLPLVLAIISDIFGLKHYSTLFNCRQMAGSVGSYLLTKELTGSIYDAEAMKLHRMEGLGKPLVCQGKKCFGLSFTIMAIVTFFGGLISLILAAKTREFYKGDIHKRYRGDDEKTEVASSLADEVAME, from the coding sequence ATGTCGGAAATCAGTGATGCGCTTCAATATGAGCCTAAGGCGGTAGTCATCTTATTGTTGCTGATTAACTTTTGGAATTTTGCGGGGCGAGTGTTATGTGGTTTTATATCTGAAAAATTAGTTATGAAATATAAAGTTCCTCGCCCCCTTATGTTATCAacaattctttttctctcatgCATCGGGCTGCTGCTCATCGCGTCCCCCTTCAAGGATTCACTGTTTTTGGCATCAGCAATCATTAGTTTTGCACTTGGTGCACAACTGCCACTTGTTTTGGCCATAATTTCTGACATTTTTGGCCTGAAGCACTATTCCACTTTGTTCAATTGTAGACAAATGGCAGGTTCAGTTGGCTCATATTTGTTAACTAAGGAGCTCACTGGAAGCATCTACGATGCAGAGGCAATGAAGCTGCATAGAATGGAGGGTTTGGGAAAGCCACTGGTTTGCCagggaaaaaaatgttttggcctGTCTTTTACAATTATGGCCATTGTGACATTTTTTGGAGGTTTAATTTCATTGATTCTGGCTGCAAAAACGCGAGAATTTTACAAAGGTGATATACACAAAAGGTACAGAGGTGATGATGAGAAGACTGAGGTGGCATCATCTTTAGCTGATGAAGTGGCAATGGAATGA